The genomic region ACTACTCAATACCCATCACCCCTCCAACCAACATCATTTGGCAGATTCAATTGGTCCCAAGTATCAGCATTTCTCTCCTTACTGTGCACACGAACATACAGGTCACCAGGCACAAAGGGTCCTTCTCACTGGGACAACTCTATAGCTTTATAGTCATCTGTTCCCACCAGCATGGAAGTTCCTACTTTgtagaaacataaaaaaaaagggggggagaaGGTATATCTACCTTCTCTTTTGAAGCCACAGCCTAAACAACAGTAAAGTCATCCCTGAAGTACTCAGCCTGCAGTCTAGACATGCCCATGCTCATTCTACAGCTCATGGTCTACACTCTCAGTATTCAGCCTTCAGGATCCCCTAACAGACTTCCTGTAGCATTTCTGTGTCTCATGGGCCATTCTACATTCACTGAACCAGGGCTTGTCTTCAAAGTTCCTATGGGAGGGATTTTGCCCATTTCTTGTGCAGCATCTACAGATCCACTCTGAAGCAGAGCAGTGGAATTCTCTCACTAGGCCCTGGCTCTCCTTTGGGTGGTCACAGAGACTTCTGGACCTTCCTCTTTGTTAGTTGTCAGGCAGGTTTGGCAGGAACAGAGCAGGGGGCTTTGTGCTTCATGTTCAGTCATTGTTGTGGGGTTTCAACAtcctcttcctgctcctccccatGTTCTgtgtggtgcagcagcagctccatgtcaGGGTCAGAGCTGGTCTCTTTGTGTTGCTCCAGTGTTTTGTCACCTGCATGCAGACAGCCAGTTTAGTGACAAACTTGCAGTATGCACCAAACCTGGCGCTGGCAAGGAGCTGAAACTAGACACAGCTCCCAGTGAAGCCACGAGAAAGCctacaaagaaacacaaagtgaTTTAAAACGAACACCTTTGGAATTCATGGCTTTGAGAATGACATGAAGGGAGATTCCCGACAGACAGACAGCAAAGCCCAGCCAGTTCAAGAGACTGAGGCGGTCTCCCAGCAAATGTGTGGCGAGgaataaaatgcagatttcCTGTGGAAACAAAAAACATGACAAGTGGCAGGGCAGGACCTGAGGAGATATGCCCAAGATGTTTTACAGCTCAAACACAGATCAAGATGCTAGGCTGCTGAATTTCCATCAGCACATTCTTTCATGCGCACAGAGTTCTAAAAACAGTTTCTAGGAACAAACAATCTGTCAAACTGGCATGTGGGATTTTTAGTCATCTGACTGCATAGCTTGGTTACAGAGGAATGTTGCAACTTCTGGATCAGACAGATTTCACATGTTAAAGTTCAGCTCAAAAGTATGTGTGCTGGACTCCTAAGAGAAAAGGAGGATGTGCCAAACTAGGTTACTCAAACCAGGTAGCTCAAACCAGTGGTTTGTTTACATACAGGTCTGATGCAGAAGCTTGTCCTTGTTacccctccttccttctgcacCATCTGTTGCTCATAAGGCCACATGTTTTAGTCTATCCCACATCCCAACAAACTTTGGTCATTAATGGTATTTTTTATAGAACAGTCACTAGTCTCTGGCCCTTTGCTGCCAGGGCCTTCACTGCAGAGACTGCAAGGCAAAGCATCAAGCTCCTGTGcaagcagaacaaaaataacaatGATTTCTAAGGATCTAAGGGAAGTTCCCACCACATAAGGCTCAACAGGGATGACTCAGTATTTGCCTTCCAGCATTAGCACAGGAACCATGCCTTACCTTAAAAATGCCAGCAATGGAAAGGGTGAGGCTAGATGTTCTGGAAACCAAGAGGAACTCAGAAAAGCCTAGACCAAAGGCAAGAATTCCACCCAAGAACAGCTTCCCTACCAGAGAGAACAGCATTCCTGCTTCATGGAAACGGAAGAGCTTCTCTGATATGGACAAAGGCAGGCCTAGGAACAAGACAGTGAGTAGCAGAATATCTTTCCCAACTCCCAGGATTCCTCTCAGCAAAGATGGATGGGGTGGGCTGCTCACATCCCAATATCAAGAGGATGTGGAGCCAGCTCTTCATAGCTGTTACTTCCACAAGTGTGGAAGGCTACTATTCCTATGCACTCTTTAAGGATCTGCCAGCACAAGGTAATTCCAGGTCTCTAACTACTTTGTAAAGTTCATAGCTGTTCACTTATCTAAATGAATCATCTCAAATACCAAACTGCTAAGCAATCTCCCCAACCACTCTATAAAGCTATCCCTGCTTTCTCTAATTAACTCACGCACCCTCAAACACCGCAAAGAGTGGGAAGAGCCCCAGGAACATGAGCGGCTGCAGGTGAAACATGATATCAATGGGATTCTGGAGCCCTGAAAGAGGAGAATCAATAACAGACCAGGTAGCAACAACTCAGGGAATAACATAGCTCCTAGAGCCTTTATTAGCACCATTCCTAGACATATACCTTCTTTGTGATGCCCacacctgtgctgcagcagacaCCAAGCCACAGTCATTACCCATCAACAGGTAACCTCTGACCCAGGTTTCAAACACCTTCCCTTACAGGAAAGGGTTTGTTTCTGCAGCAAGGGCTACCACCTCCTTATCCCCCTCCCCATTGCCAGCACCATCATCCCCTTTCCTAGCACCCTACCTACCTAGTTCTGCCTTCTGCATAAGTATCTGTGTGAGAGTCCAGCGAATGCCCCCAAGGAAAGAGGCACAGAGCACCAGGATGAACCCCTGTGGGTTGAACTGTGTGGACTTGTAGGTGAACATGAAGAGTCCCCCAGCGATGAGCAGAACCACCAGCAGCAATGTCACCCTCTGCATGAGAGCaaacacaacacacacagacacctccTTCCTTTCAGATTTATCCTCACAATTGTGTTATCCCTCTACTTACATGTTTCTTGTACATGTACTATTTCCCTGGGCCTGACCTTCTCCCTAAAGCATTGTGTGGCACCCTTACCATTTCCTCCAGCTTGAAGAGCAGTGAAAAAAGCAGGATGAAGAGAATAGCAGAAGATTTGGTCATCGTGTAGCTGTAAGGACCAAAATACACCGTCAGTCCCCTCCAATGTAGTCCTTACCCATCAAAGTGCTATTAGAAACCAAACACCCACTTCTACATTGCTACCACCAATCTATCACAGACCCTCCATGCAGACCTATTTAAGAAACAGAGCCTGACAAAGCACTTTTCAAACCCCACTAGAGGTTCCCAGGGAAGGTGGTGTTTGTACTCACAGGGAGACAGTGACGTACAGGAAGCTCCAGTTACTCAGCCCAATATCCAAGGAAGTTGACAGAGCTAAAGAATCAATGAAAAAATCCTGAAGTTAACTGTCTTGCACtacctaaaaaaacccaccacaaaaccCTGCTACTTGACCACAAATatagagagcagagcagaactaggcaaaaaaaagttttcctcGTGTTACCTCTTCAGTATGAACATAGCCCAGATATTATCAGCTATTTATGTTTCTCAGTCTTGCCACCTGTGATTTGCAttgggctcagcacagcactcaCTGAAAGTGTACTatgaaaaagccaaaaataacTCTTGCCCTCCCTGTGACTGAAAGCCATGGCAGACTTGCTTAAAGTCTTTTCTGAATGTATCAGAACATGGTAACTGCTAAGTCTGAGGGCCACTGCAAGAAGCCTGAAGAAGTAACAATGCTCAGTACACACCACTTCTGTTACAGTCTATTCTCCCTTGACTGTAAGTATTTCCTATCACAGGAAACAGTTTCACTGATCCAGGGGCAGGCTATGCAGAAAGGTAATATTGCTGCAGGTGTGGAGAAAGCATTTTTCAAGAAACCATGGGGCATGTTATATAAGATATTGCAAACCTTGCCAGAGATCTTAGACCAGATGCTGTTCTGTGGGAGCCAACATAAAATATAGCCAAAGAACTGCAGAAGTAGTtacagctctgtgctctgagtaGGAGCTTCACTCCTTGGTCTCAGCTACAGTTCTGTGTGCCACGTATGATGAACTTCTCTATCAAGCTCCACCCTGAGAAAGCTGCTGAAATAACATAAATGCATGGCTTGATATCAAtgttaaagagaaaatactACTTGCAGAAACAACTTACTGAAGTGCTGTATAAGATTCTCATTGCTTGTTCTCACGTGCCAGTGGCTCCTTCAGAAAGATACGTTCTGTGTGACCTCTTCCTATTCTAACACTTCTTTGTAATGAGCAATGGAAGTAGCAGGTCTCAAGCTAAAGCTCCAAGTAGCACCTACAcctgccccacacctggcaGGGAAACACAGGGTCCAGAGTGATGGATGCACTCCCTGGCTCCCCTTGTCCCAGGGGACTggaccagcccagcccaacaAGCCCAGAAGCAGTCAGAGAGCCATAGGCACCACCAAGCAGCCGcttagaatatgctgagttggaagggacccatcaggatcagagtccaactcctggccttgtGCAGCACACCCCAGGAGTCACATCATGTGTCTGAGAGCGGAgtccaaacactttttgaactcagacaggcttggtactgtaaccacttccctggggagcctgttcagtgctcagCCACCGTCTAGGTGAAAAGCCTTTTgctgatatccaacctaaaccttccccgactcagctctgtgctgtttgCCCGAGTCCTGTCACCAGTCACACGAGTGAAGAGCTTGGTACCTGCCTCTCCACTTCCCTGCATGAGGATGTTCAAGACCACAAGGGTCTCCCTTCGGTCTCTGcttctccaggcagaacaaACTCAGTACTCTCATCGCTCCTCACATGACTTCCCCTCCAGACCTTTCGCCATCCTCATGGCCCTCCAATGGACGCTCTCCAAGAGCTTTCTCATATTGTAGTGCCCAAAACTTACCGCCCCggcccctctccctcccctgcccccccGTCCGTACCTGCGGGGGCGGCCCGGCGGAGACAGTCGGCCCAGGACAGCGCTGCCCGCGGCCGCCCGGAGCGGCACCGCGCCAGGGCACGGGCGAGCGCCGCCAGCACGAAGatgagcagcaggtgcagcagcGTGACGAGCAGCGGGAACGGGAAGCTCTGCGGGACCGACACCGCTGTCACCGCCGCTGTCACCGCCGCCCCTGCcgcgcgccgcccgccccgccacCCCGCACCTTCATCAGCCACTTGTTGTAGAAGGTGATGCCGATGGAGAAGCCGTAGTAGAGCAGCACCAGCGGCGCCGCCAGCGCCGCCCGCCCCAgggccgcgccgcccgcccccgcTGCCATCGCGCCGGCACCGCGCCGGCGAGGGAgcgggagcaggaggagagcgGGGACGGGAGGATGCGGGATGCGGTgcggggccgcggcggcgggacagggcagggggaagcCGCGCTGCCGAGCGGGCCCGTATCGACGGGGGCAGCGAGGCCGCCGGTGACGTTGCCGGGCTGGGCGGGGGGATGAGACGGTGACCGAGCGGGGCGGGCGCGCATCGGTGACGCTCCGCGCAGGGCGGAAAgaggcggaggcggcggcggctcgGAGCGCTACTGGTTATTATTGAACCGATACAAAAGGCGGGCGGCGCCCTCGGGCCGGCGCGGCAGCGGGTGGCGGTGCCAGTCCCGGTCCCGGTGCTGCCCGGACGGCCCGAGCGGCTCCGGGCGGTGCCGGCGGTGCCAACGCGGTGCCTCAACCGTAGTGGTACACAAAGTCGTAGCTGCTCGGCTCCTTGGGGATCGGCGGCGGCGCTTCGGGGATCTGGATGTTCTCCAAGTCCAGGAGCCTCAGCTTCATTTCCATGCTCAGCAGCGTGTCCAGGTCGCTCTTGGTCAGCTCGCTGGACATGTCCTTCCCCAAGAGAGCGTTAAGCCCATCGATCCAGATACAGTACTGTGAAAAACAAAGGGTAATTCACAACACTGGGCATAAGTGAGAGGTTATGCTGAATCTTTCCATCCATGCAACAATGAGAGATGCTACTATACAGCTGCAAAATAGGAAACACTGgtgggaaaacaaaacccataTCCAACCCCAAAACTGTGCCCACAGGACTTCCAACTGAAGTTACAAGCCTAGAGGCAAGTGTGACTCATGGTTCTAGGAAAGGGCCAAGAGTTTCTATTGTTGCATACAAAAGAAAAGTAAACCTATTTTAGGCAtcacaggaggaaagaaagtAGTAGTGCAGATTAAGGGGAATTAATGtgggattcttttttttctttttaaatgaaaaagataaCTACAAAAAATATTCACAGTAAGCATTGCCAACATATTCTAAGAATGAACCTGGTGGGGGCACCCTCTTCAAGTCTTTAATGAGAACCACGTGATCCTTTCTAATCTCTGAAGTTAGCTGCTATGTGTTCTACTGCTTGACCACTATGTTTCTTACCTCATATTTGTTAGGTGCAATGAAGTTCAGGGTCTCATCAGGATCGTATAATATGGAGAAGGCCAATTCTAACACTTCCTGAATGGAAAAGAATCTTTTACCCA from Pithys albifrons albifrons isolate INPA30051 chromosome 18, PitAlb_v1, whole genome shotgun sequence harbors:
- the SLC35C2 gene encoding solute carrier family 35 member C2 isoform X3, coding for MAAGAGGAALGRAALAAPLVLLYYGFSIGITFYNKWLMKSFPFPLLVTLLHLLLIFVLAALARALARCRSGRPRAALSWADCLRRAAPAALSTSLDIGLSNWSFLYVTVSLYTMTKSSAILFILLFSLLFKLEEMRVTLLLVVLLIAGGLFMFTYKSTQFNPQGFILVLCASFLGGIRWTLTQILMQKAELGLQNPIDIMFHLQPLMFLGLFPLFAVFEGLPLSISEKLFRFHEAGMLFSLEICILFLATHLLGDRLSLLNWLGFAVCLSGISLHVILKAMNSKGVTKHWSNTKRPALTLTWSCCCTTQNMGRSRKRMLKPHNND
- the SLC35C2 gene encoding solute carrier family 35 member C2 isoform X2 produces the protein MAAGAGGAALGRAALAAPLVLLYYGFSIGITFYNKWLMKSFPFPLLVTLLHLLLIFVLAALARALARCRSGRPRAALSWADCLRRAAPAALSTSLDIGLSNWSFLYVTVSLYTMTKSSAILFILLFSLLFKLEEMRVTLLLVVLLIAGGLFMFTYKSTQFNPQGFILVLCASFLGGIRWTLTQILMQKAELGLPLSISEKLFRFHEAGMLFSLVGKLFLGGILAFGLGFSEFLLVSRTSSLTLSIAGIFKEICILFLATHLLGDRLSLLNWLGFAVCLSGISLHVILKAMNSKGVTKHWSNTKRPALTLTWSCCCTTQNMGRSRKRMLKPHNND
- the SLC35C2 gene encoding solute carrier family 35 member C2 isoform X1, encoding MAAGAGGAALGRAALAAPLVLLYYGFSIGITFYNKWLMKSFPFPLLVTLLHLLLIFVLAALARALARCRSGRPRAALSWADCLRRAAPAALSTSLDIGLSNWSFLYVTVSLYTMTKSSAILFILLFSLLFKLEEMRVTLLLVVLLIAGGLFMFTYKSTQFNPQGFILVLCASFLGGIRWTLTQILMQKAELGLQNPIDIMFHLQPLMFLGLFPLFAVFEGLPLSISEKLFRFHEAGMLFSLVGKLFLGGILAFGLGFSEFLLVSRTSSLTLSIAGIFKEICILFLATHLLGDRLSLLNWLGFAVCLSGISLHVILKAMNSKGDKTLEQHKETSSDPDMELLLHHTEHGEEQEEDVETPQQ